Part of the Ornithinimicrobium flavum genome, ACGTCCCGCTCCACGACCTGCTGCAGCTCCTGGGCCAGCTCGGTGAAGACCTCCGTCACGTCCTCGCCACCGGTGGTGATCCGGTCCAGGGCGGCACCGATGCGGGCACCACCGCCGGGGACGAAGACGCGCGCGTAGTCCTGGGACTGGGTGTTGGGCAGCTGCTCCAGCGCGGTCTCGAAGTTGGGGTTCTCCTCGAGGTAGCCCTGGACCTCCTCGGTGTCGATGGCGTCCTTGCGGACGGGCACGTACCCCGTGGCCTGGCTGAAGGTCACCGTGTTCGCGGTGTTGGTGTACCAGTCGACGAACTCGGCCGCGGCCGCCTTGCGGGCCTCGGAGATGTTGTTGGAGACCGCCAGGCCGGCGCCACCGGTGGTCACGCCCGGCTGCGGGCCGGGGAGGAAGGCGGTGCCGAAGTCGAAGGTGGCGGTCTCGACCAGGCCGCCGAGCGAGCCGGTCGACTGGAGCAGGGCTGCCGCCTGACCGGCGGCGAAGTCGCTGTTCGGGTCGGTCGCGATGACGAAGTTGCCGGACTCGACCTGCTCCTGGAGGAACTCCCCGGCGGCGATCGACCCCTCCGAGGTGAGGACCGAGGTGTCCCACTCCTGCGAGTAGGCGCCGTCGAAGGTCCAGATCATGCCCTGGAAGTACCAGTCGAGGTAGTTGGAGCCGTCGGGGATGGTGAGGGCCGGCATACCCGGGTTGGCCTCACGCAGGTCGGTCGCCCACCCGGCGAACTCCTCCCACGTCTCGGGGCCGCGGTCCGGCAGTCCCGCCGCCTCCCACATGTCCTTGTTGTAGTAGAAGAGGGGGGTCGAGCGGGCGTAGGGGACGGCGTAGTGCTGGTCCTCGAAGACGTAGTCCTCACGCAGCGAGTCGACGTAGCTGCTCGTGTCCACGTCCGCGGCCTCCCACAGCTCGTCCAGCGGCGCGATGGCGTCGTTGAGCATCATCGGGAACCAGGTGACGTCCGAGGCGACGACCACGTCGGGCACGTCGCTGCCGGCCTGGGCGGCGTTGAAGCGGTTGGCGACCTCCTCGTAGTTGGCGCCGGCGGTCACCAGCTGGATGCTCACCCCGGTCTCCTCCTCGTAGGCGGCGATGAGCTCCTCCTCGGTCTCCTTGGACCCACCGGGGTGGTTGGACCAGAACACCAGGCTGGTGACCTCCTCGTCCGCGCCGCCGCCGGCGGCACCGGTGGCGCCGTCGTCCTCGTTCGTGCCGCCGCCACCGGTCCCGGCGCAGGCGGTCAGCAGGCTGGCGGTCAGGGCCAGGCCCAGGATCGTGGGGATGGGACGGGTCATGTTCTCTCCTCGGCAGGTGCCCGGCGGGCGGGCGCGGTGGTGGACGGGGTCGATGGGTGCGGGGTCGGTGGGTCGGGGGTGGACGGGTATGCGGTCATGGCGGCTCAGCCCTTGACCGCCCCGGCGGTCAGGCCCTTGATCATGTGACGCTGCAGCAGCAGGAAGACCAGCAGGATGGGCAGCATGGTCAGCACGGTGCCGGCCATCACCGGCCCCCAGTTCGTGAAGCCCTCGGCGTCCTGCAGCTGGGTCAGGCCGACCGGCAGCGGCGCGGTCGAGGCGTCGTCGGCCATGAGCAGGGGCCACAGGTACTGGTTCCACTCGTTGACGACGGTGATGAGCGTGAAGGCGATGACGGTGGGCCAGGACATCGGCAGCACCACCCGCCAGAGCAGGGTGAACGGGCCGGCGTGGTCCATCTCGGCGGCCTCGATGATCTCCCCGGGCAGGGAGATGAAGTGGTTGCGCATGAGGAAGGTCCCGAAGGCCACCCCGGCCAGCGGGATCATGATGCCCTGGAAGGTGTTGCGCCAGCCCAGCTCGGCCACGAGCGCGTAGTTGCTGATCCAGGTGATCTGGCTGGGGACCATGAGCGCCGCGATGATGAACAGCAGCGCCAGCGTGCGACCGGGGAAGCGCAGGAAGGACAGGGCGAAGGCCGACAGCACCCCGATGACCACCTGGACGATCGTGAGGGTGCCGGTGATGAAGACCGAGTTGCGCAGGTAGCTCAGGAACGGCACGCCCTGCCGGACGCCGTCGTAGTTCTCGAAGGTGACCGGGTCCGGGACCCACGTCACCGGGACCGAGTAGATGTCGCTGCGCTCCTTGAGGGAGGCCGCGAGGATCCAGTAGAGGGGCAGGGCCACCACGACCACGACCAGCACCATGGCCAGGTAGCCGCTGACGGCCGACACGGGGCTGCGCCGTTCGTGGGGCGCGATCTGGGCGGTGCTCACTTCTCCCGGCCCCTCTCCATGACCCACACCTGCATGAGGGTGATGACGAGCAGGGCGAGGAACATGACCGTGGCGACGGTGGCGCCGTACCCGGCCCGCAGGTTGACGAAAGTCTCCTGGTAGATCTGGTAGACCATCGTGGTCGTGCCGTTACCGAAGGGTCCGCCCCGGGTCATCGTGTGGATGACGTCGAAGACCTGGAAGCTGTTGAGCATCACGGTGATGAGCAGGAAGAAGGTCGCGCCCCGGAGCTGGGGCCAGATGACCATCCGGAAGCGCGTCCAGGCGGAGGCGGAGTCGATCTCGGCGGCCTCGTCCAGGTCGCGTCGCCGGGCCTGGAGGGCCGCCAGGTAGATGACGAAGGTGTACCCGAGGTTCTTCCACACGTAGGTGATGGTGACCATGAACAGCGCCCACCCGGCCGACTGGTAGAAGTTGGGCGGGGTGATGCCGATCGTGCGCAGCAGGTCGGGCACCAGGCCGAAGGTGGGGGTGAAGATGAACTGGAAGGCCACGCCGATGGCCGCGCCCGACAGCACGAACGGGGCGAAGACCAGCGACCTCACCCCACCACCGCGGCCGAAGAGCTTCTGGTCCAGGAGCAGGGCCAGCGCCAGGCCGATCACCATGGAGCCGATCACTGCGGCACCGGTGAAGATCAGCGTGTTCCACAGGACCGTCCGGCTCGAGTCGCTGGTGAAGAACTCGACGTAGTTGTCCCACCCGATGAAGGTGGACCGCGGGCTGCCGAGGTTCCACCGGAAGAAGCTGAGCCGGATGTTGTCGACGAGGGGCCGGTAGGTCCAGACCAGGAGCAGGAGGACGTTGGGCAGGAGCAACGCCGCGGCGAGCAGCGCCTCCTTGCCCCGTCCAGGTCGTTCCTCGATCCGGCTCACGCGGCGCGACGCTACTAGACCTTCGGCAACGATGCGCACCCGGGCCGGTGGACAGCAGGTGGCGCCCGCGTGTCCGCCGCGTGACCGGCTGCGTGACCCAGCCCGGGCCGTGGTCCAATCGGGCGGTGACGACCCGGCCCGCCCACGCAGCCCTGGCCGCCCTGGGGGCGGCGACGCTGTGGGGGACCACGGGGACGGCCCAGGCACTGGGGCCGCAGGGGACGGACCCGACGTCCGTGGGCGCTGCCCGGGTGGGCCTCGGTGCGGTGGTGCTGGTCCTGCTGGCCCTGGTCCACCGTCGGCGTCGTCCGGGCGGGCCCGACCGCCCCGCCGCGCTGCTGGGGGCGACGGGGGTGGCGGGCGGCCCGGTCGGCCGTGTCCCGGGCCCGGTGGTGCTGGTCGTCGGGGGGCTCGCCGTGGCGGCCTATCAGGCGTTCTTCTTCCTGGGGGTGGCACGGGCCGGCGTCGCGGTGGGCACGGTCGTGGCGCTCGGCGTCGCGCCCCTGGCGACGGGCTTGCTGGGGACGGGGCTGGGTGAGCGACCGACGGCCCGCTGGCTGGTCGCGACGGTGGGTGCCGTCGGGGGGATCGGCCTGCTCGTCAGCGGCTCCGCACCCGGCGGGGGTGACGTCGACCTTGTGGGGCTGGGCGCGGCCCTGGGTGCCGGGGTGTCCTACGCCGTCTACACCGTGGCTGCCCGCGCCCTGCTGGTGCGCGGCGCGGACGGGAGGAGCGTGGTGGCCGGCTTCTTCACGATCGCGGCGGTGCTGCTGGCCCCCGCCCTGGCCCTCGGCGACCTGGGCTGGCTGGCCACGGGCGCGGGCGCGCTCATGGTCCTGTGGCTGGGGGTGGCCGCCACCGGGGTGTCCTACGTGCTCTTCCAGCAGGGGCTGGCCGGGCTCCCCGCCGGGACCGTCGCCACCCTCTCCCTCGCCGAGCCTGTGACCGCGACCCTCCTCGGGGTCCTCCTGCTGCGCGAGGACGTCACCGGTCTCACGGCGGTAGGCATCCTGGTGGTCCTGGGCAGCCTGTCGGTCATGGCCGTGCGGCGGCGGACGCCGGGCTAGGGTGGCCACCATGAGCGAGCGCACCGACGCGTCCATCTCCGCCCTCCCGCTCCCCGCCGAGGAGGACGTGCCGGAGGGTGTGCAGCGGCTGTGGGCCAGGTCGCGCGAGGTCTTCGGCTTCGTGCCCAACGTCTTCGTGGCGCAGGCCTACAACCCCGAGCAGTTCCAGGCCTGGTGGGCCTACTTCAACCTGCTGGTCAACAAGCCGGGCCACCTGAGCAACGCCGAGCGTGAGCTCCTGGCCGTGGTGGTCAGCGGCGTCAACCGCTGCACCTACTGCGCCGTCTCGCACGGGGCGGCCCTGCGGCACCACAGCGGCGACCCCGTCACCTCCGACCTGGTCGCCGTCAATTGGCGGCAGGCCGACCTGCCCGAGCGGGAGGCGGCGCTGGCCGCCTACGCGGAGAAGCTCACCCTCACCCCCGCCGAGGTGACGCCCGAGGACCTCGACCCGCTGCGGGGCGTGGGGCTGGACGACCACGCCATCCTCGAGGCGATCCAGGTCATCGGCATGTTCAACATGACGAACCGGATCGCGACGGCCATCTCCATGGTGCCCAACGTCGAGTACCACTCCCAGGCCCGCTGAGCCCCGATGCCCGAGGGTGACGCCGTCTGGCGCACCGCCTCCCGTCTGCACGGGGCACTGGCCGGTGAGCTGATCGCCGGCTGCGACCTGCGTGTGCCGGCCCTGGCCACGAGCGACCTGTCGGGGAGGCGCACGCTGGAGGTGGTCCCCCGGGGCAAGCACCTCCTGCACCGTGTCGAGGGCGGTCTCACCCTGCACAGCCACCTGCGGATGGACGGCTCGTGGCGGGTGCAGCCGGCCGGTGCGAGGTATGCGGCGGCGCGCCGCCACACCACGCGCGCCCTGCTGTGGACCGCCGCGGTCGTGGCCGTCGGGGACAGGCTGGGGATGCTCGACCTGGTGCGGACGGTGGACGAGGGTCGGGTCGTGGGACACCTGGGGCCCGATCTCCTGGATCCGGGCTTTGACCTGGACCTGGCCGTGGCGAACCTGCTCGCCGAGCCCGGCCGGGGGGCCGCGGAGGCGCTGCTGGACCAGCAGAACCTGGCCGGGATCGGCACCATCTGGGCCAGCGAGCCCCTCCACCTGCACCGGATCTCCCCCGCCACGCCCGTCGGCGAGGTCGGGGCCGAGCGGCTGCGCGAGCTGCTCACCACGACCCGGCAGCTCATGGTGCGCAGCTGCCGGCTCCCCCGGACCACGACCACCGGGTCCACCACCCCCGGGGAGGAGACGTGGGTCTTCGGCCGGCCCGACCGACCCTGCCACCGGTGCGGGTCCCTCGTGCGGCAGCTCACGGTGGGGTCGGCCCCCCGGGAGCGGATCGTGAGCTATTGCCCCACCTGTCAGCGGTGAGCGACCGGACTCGGCTCAGGCGGCGGAGACGACGGCGCGGCGCCGGGTGGTGACCTCGCTGCGCCGGATCGGCTGGGCCAGCCCGTCGGTCAGGACCGCGGTCATCTGCTGCTGGGCGGCCTCGGCCAGGCTGACGCGGTCCGCGACGTCGGAGAGCATGTCGGACAGGGGCACGTCCAGGGCCCGGCAGATCGAGGCCAGCAGCTCGGAGGAGGCTTCCTTCTCACCGCGCTCGATCTCGGACAGGTAGCCGAGGGAGCACGAGGCCGAGGCGCTGACCTCCCGCAGCGTCCGACCCTGGGTCTGGCGGGTCTCGCGGAGGGCGTCGCCCAGCTCGCGTCGCAGCAGCACCATGGTCGTCCCTCCTCAGCAGCTCGTCGACCGGGCGGTCTCTCCCGGATGGTCTCCTACGGTACATCCCCGGTCCGACAGTGTCGGGGGGAGCGTGTCGTGCAGCAGCCGCAGCGCGGCGCTCACGCTGGCGGTGCGGATCTGCGCCCGGTCACCCTGCAGCCTCAACGCGCGGTGCGCGGTGATGTGTTCCCCGTCCCGGTGTCCGCAGACGGCCACGTGCACGGTGCCGACCGGTCGACCCTCGCTCGGGTCGGGGCCGGCCACCCCGGTCGTCGCGACGGCCCAGTCCGCGTGCAGCATCCTGCTCGCCCCGGCCGCCATGGCCTCGGCGCACTCGCGGGAGACGGTCCCGTGGCGGCGGACGACCTCGGCGGGCACGCCCAGCGCCTCGTGCTTGACCTCGGGGGCGTAGGCCACCACCCCTCCGCGCACCACGGTGCTGGCTCCGGGGACGCCCACGAGCGCCGCGCAGACCAGACCGCCGGTGAGGGACTCGGCCGTGGCCACGGTGGCGCCGAGGGCGCGCAACCTCCCCACCACCTCCGGGGCGCCCGGGACCGAGGCACGCGACCCGGCCGGCGTCATACCTCAGGCCCGTCGCGCGGCGCCGGGGGCGAGGGCCTGCCGGACGTAGTCGACGCCGGTGAGGACCGTGACCAGGACCGCGGCGTACATGACCCACAGGCCCAGGTCGCCCAGCCACCCCACCAACGGTGCCATCACCAGGGAGAGACCGACCGCCTGCAGGACGGTCTTGAGCTTGCCGCCCTTGCTGGCGGGGATCACCCCCCGCCGGATGACGACGAACCGCATGAGCGTGATGCCGACCTCCCGGACCAGGATGACCACCGTGACCCACCAGGGGAGCAGGTCGATGAGGGACAGTCCCACCAGGGCGGTGCCGATCAGCGCCTTGTCGGCGATGGGGTCCATGAGCTTGCCGAAGGCCGTGATGAGGCCCTGTCGTCGGGCGAGGTGACCGTCCACCCAGTCGGTGAGGATGGCGACGAGGAAGACCAGCAGCGCCCACCAGCGCATCGACGTGTCCTGCCCACCCTCGGTCAGCAGCAGCCACCCGAAGAGCGGGACCAGGAGGATCCGCAGGACGGTGAGGGCGTTGGGCAGGTTCCACGGCGAGGCCTGCGGGGTCTCCGGGGCCGTGGCGATCTCGGGGCCGTCGGGGTCGTGGGGACCGATCACAGGGGTCTGGCCTCCTGGGGGCGGGACGGGGCGGGCAGGAGCGGGACGGCCACGAGGTCGACCCCTTCGGTGGCCACCACCTCGGCGGTCACGATCGTGCCGGGGGCGAGGTCCGGTGCGGCCCCGTCGGGGGTGACCAGGTAGGTGACCCCGTCGACGTCGGGCCCCTGCTGCCCGGCCCGGCCGACGAGCCGGTCCTCGCCGCCGTCGGTCTCCACCCCCTCGACCAGGACCTCGACGAGGGTGCCGACGCGCTCCTCGGCACGCTGGGCGGTGAGCTCCTCGACCAGCGCGGTGACGGCCGCCACCCGCTCGGCGATGATCGCCTCGTCCAGCTTGCCGCCGAGGCCCTCGGCCTCGGTGCCGTCCTCGTCGGAGTAGCCGAAGACCCCGACCACGTCCAGCCGTGCCTCCTCCAGGAAGGCGGTCAGCTCGGCCAGGTCCTCCTCGGTCTCCCCGGGGAAGCCGACGATGACGTTGGTGCGGATGCCCGCCTCGGGCAGGCGCGTGCGGACCTGCTCCAGCAGCGTGAGGAACGAGGCCCGGTCGCCGAAGCGCCGCATCCGGCGCAGGAGCGGACCGCTGGCGTGCTGGAAGGAGATGTCGAAGTAGGGGACCACCCCGGGGGTGCTGGCCATGGCGTCCAGCAGGTCGGGGCGGATCTCCGCCGGCTGGAGGTAGGACACCCGGACCCGCTCGATGCCGGGGGTCGTCGTCAGCTCGGGCAGGAGCCGGTCGATGAGGCGCAGGTCCCCCAGGTCCTTGCCGTAGGAGGTGGTGTTCTCGCTGACGAGGAAGACCTCCCGGACGCCTCGCTCCCCCAGCCAGCGCGCCTCCTGCAGGATCTCCTCCGGGCGGCGGGAGACGAAGCTGCCCCGGAACATGGGGATGGCGCAGAAGGCGCACCGTCGGTCGCAGCCCGAGGCGATCTTCAGGGGCGCCCACGGCCGGTCGTCGAGCCGGGAGCGCACCACCCGCGGGCCGCTGGCGGGTGCGACGTCGGCCAGGGGGGTGCTGGGCTCGGGCGTCGGGGGCAGATCCGCGGGCGCCGTGGGCTGCTGGTGCCCCGGGAGCGCGACCGCCCCGGAGGCACCTCCCCGTGCCGCGGGGGCGAGCGGGAGCAGGGTGCGGCGGTCCCGCGGCACGTGGGACGCCGGGCGCTCCCCCGCCAGGATGCGCTGCAGGTGCCCCGACATGTCCGCGTAGGAGTCGAACCCGAGGACGGCGTCCGCCTCGGGCAGCTCCTCGGCCAACGAGCGACCGTAGCGCTCGGCCATGCACCCCACGGCCACGACCTTCTGGGTCCGCCCGGTGCGCTTGAGGTCGTTGGCCTCGAGCAGCGCGTCGATGGAGTCCTTCTTGGCCTGCTCCACGAACCCGCAGGTGTTCACCACCGCCACGTCGGCCTGGGCCGCGTCGTCGACGAGGGTCCACCCCTCGGCGGCCAGACGTCCGGCCAGCTCCTCGGAGTCGACCTCGTTGCGGGTGCAGCCGAGCGTGACGACGGCGACGGAGCGGGCCAGGGACATGACGGCCAGTCTACGGTGGCAGGCCGTGGTCAGTAGCGGTCGCGACCGCCGCGGTCGGTCAGCTCCCAGGCGTCCTCGGACTCCTCGTCGTCCTCCTCGACCACCCGGCTGCCGGAGACGGGGTCGTCGTCGTAGCGGCTGTCGCGCACAGCGGGGCGGATCTCCCCGGTCTCCCCGCCCTCGTCGGACAGCACCTCGTCCTCCTCGTCGACGACGACCACCTCGGCCGCGCCGGCGTCGAACGGCTCGCTGACCGTCTCCGGCTCGGGACGGGGGGCGGGCTCCTGGCCCTGGAGCAGCGAGAGCGTCTCCTCGAGGTCGTCGGGCTTGACGAGGACGTCGCGGGCCTTGGACCCCTCGGAGGGCCCCACGATCCCTCGTGACTCCATGAGGTCCATCAGCCGACCGGCCTTGGCGAAGCCGACCCGCAGCTTGCGCTGGAGCATGGACGTGGAGCCGAACTGCGTGGTGATGACCTGCTCGGCCGCCTGGAGCAGCAGGTCGAGGTCGTCGCCGATGTCCTCGTCGATCTGCTTCTTGGCGGGGGCCGCGACGACCTCCTCGACGTACTTCGGCTTGAGCTGACCGGTGACGTGGGCGACGACGTCGTGGATCTCCGACTCGCTCACCCACGCCCCCTGGACGCGCATGGGCTTGGAGGCCCCCATCGGCAGGAACAGGGCGTCGCCCTGGCCGATGAGCTTCTCGGCGCCGGGCTGGTCCAGGACGACCCGGCTGTCGGCGAGCGAGGAGGTGGCGAACGCCATCCGGGACGGGACGTTGGCCTTGATCAGGCCGGTGACCACGTCGACGGAGGGTCGCTGGGTCGCCAGGACCAGGTGGATGCCAGCGGCACGGGCCAGCTGGGTGATGCGCACCACCGACTCCTCGACGTCGCGCGGGGCGACCATCATGAGGTCCGCGAGCTCGTCGACGACGACGAGCAGGTAGGGGTAGGGCTGGATGACCCGCTCCGAGCCGGGGGGCGGGGTGACCTTGCCCGCGCGGACGGCCTTGTTGAAGTCGTCGAGGTGCTTGTAGCCGTACGCCGCCAGGTCGTCGTAGCGGTGGTCCATCTCCTTGACCACCCAGGCCAGCGCCTCGGCGGCCTTCTTCGGGTTGGTGATGATCGGGGTGATGAGGTGGGGGATGCCCTCGTAGGCGGTGAGCTCGACCCGCTTGGGGTCGACCAGGATCATCCGCACCTCGTCCGGGGTGGACCGCATGAGGATCGAGGTGATCATCGAGTTGACGAAGCTCGACTTGCCCGAGCCGGTGGCACCCGCGACCAGCAGGTGGGGCATCTTGGCGAGGTTGGCGATGACGTAGCCTCCCTCGACGTCCTTGCCGACGCCCATGACCATCGGATGGGTGTTGTTGCGCGCCGCCTGGCTGCGCAGGACGTCCCCGAGGTTGACGTTCTCCCGGTCGGTGTTGGGGATCTCGACGCCCACCGCGGACTTGCCCGGGATCGGCGAGAGGATGCGCACGTCGGCGGAGGCGACGGCGTAAGCGATGTTCTTGGACAGGGCGGTGATGCGCTCCACCTTCACCCCGGAGCCGAGCTCGACCTCGTAGCGCGTGACGGTCGGCCCGCGGGTGAAGTCGGTGACCTGCGCGTCGATGTTGAAGTCGTCGAGGACGCCCGTCAGTGCCTCGACCACCCGGACGTTGGCCTCCGAGCGCTCCTTGTGCGGGCTGCCGGGCCGCAGGATGGTGGAGTCCGGCAGCGTGTAGGTGACGTCGCCGGCCAGCTGCAGCTGCTCCACGCGCTGGGGCAGCTGCGCGGTCGGCGGCGCCTGCAGCTCGTTCTTGGCGGGCGTGGCCGCGGCCTCCCGGAGCTTGTCCACGGCGCTCTTGTCCTGCGGGCGCTTCTGGCCGGGACGCAGCGCGGGGATCTCCTCGGTCGAGTCCCCCGTCCCGGGCTCGGACGCCCGCGCGGCCGGTCGCGTCGACCGCCGCTCGGGCGCGGCCTCCGCCTCCGCCCCGGGCTGCTGGTCCGGCGCGGGGCGGGTGCGGCTGCGGGTGCGCGGGGACGAGGCCGCCCTGGCCCGCTCGACCTCCGCAGCCTGCTCGAACGCGACGTCACCGTGACGCTCGTCGAGGTCGGCAGCACGGCGGCGGGGCCGGCGCTGCCGTGGCAGCACCTCGCCGGTCACGGGGTCCACGTCGTCGAAGCGCGCGGAGTCGAAGAGGTGCTGCTCCACCTCACGGAGGCGGTCGGGGATGCGGTGGACGGGGGTCCGGGTGAGGACGAGGAAGCCGAAGACGCCCAGGAGGGACAGGACGATGTAGGCACCGGTGACGGTGATCGCGGACGCGGGGATCGAGGAGGCGATGAAGCCCAGGACTCCGCCGGAGGCCTGCATGGCCGCCGGTCCCTCCCCGTAGTCGGGGTTGCCGGTGGCCAGGTGCGTGATCCCGCTCGCGGCGACGAGCATGGCGGTGGTGCCGATGCTCATCCGGTTGGTGGCCTGCTGCTGGTCGGGGGCCCGGAAGAGCCGGACGGCGAAGAAGAGCAGGACGACGGGCAGCACGAGGGCCACGCGACCGAAGGTCCCGGCCGCGACGGCGTGGACCGCGTCGCCGAACATGCCGTCCAGGCCCCACCACTCCCGCAGCGCCACGACCAGGGCCAGGGCCAGCAGCAGGAAGCCGGCGCCGTCACGACGGTGCTCGGGCTCCAGGTCGCGGGCCGTGTCCGTCATCGCGCGCACGGTGCCCCCCGTGACACCGGCGATGCCGCGCGCGGCCCGGCCGGGCAGGGAGGGGCCGGGGTCCTTGGCGCCCTTGCCCCCGGCCCGCGCGGGGCGGGCGCCGCCTCCCGACCGTGCGCCGCCCGCGGACCGTCCCCCCGAGCGGTCGGCCGGTCGCGAGGACGACCCGCGGGTGCCGCCGGCGCGGGTGCTGGTCGAGGTCGTCGCAGTCTTGGCCACGGTGGCACGCTACCCAACGACCACGCCCGTCACACGTGTCCCACGCCGGTCCGGGCCGGACGGGGCCCGTGAGCCCCCTGCCGCGAGCAGGCCCGGGTCGCTAGATTGGCGGGATGACCGAGGACGACCCCCGCACCCCGCCGCCGCTCCCGGCCTACCAGCCGCCGACGGACCCGGCGACCCGCTCGGACCCGGCCGCCGACCCGGCCCTGCGCGCCAAGGCTCTCGAGCGGCTCGAGGCGGTCAAGGGCTTCCGGATCCACCTGACCGTCTACCTCGCGGTCATCGGCTTCCTCACGGCGATCTGGGTGGTCAGCGGCGGGGGCTTCTTCTGGCCGGTCTGGCCGGCCCTCGGGTGGGGGCTGGGCCTGGCCCTGCACCTGGCCTCCCTCACGTGGGACAAGGAGCCCACCGAGGCGCAGATCGAGGCCCAGGCGCGCCGGATGGCCAGGGACCGAACCCGGCCCCCCGGGGCCATCGAGGACTGAGTCGCGCCGGAGCCCTCCGCGTCAGGCGTCGATGACCAACGGGATGATCATGGGCCGACGGCGCAGCGTGCTGCCGACGAAGGACCCGACGGTGCGCCGCATGATCTGCTGCAGCTGGTAGGCGTCCTGCACCCCGTTGCGCTGCGCCTCCCGCAGCGCGTCCTCCAGCCGGGGCCGCACCCGCTCGAAGGCCTCCTCGCCCTCGGCGAACCCTCGCGTCTGGATCTCCGGACCGGCCGCGATCGCCCCGGTGGAGGAGTCCCGGACCACGATGATCGTCACGAAGCCCTCGTCGCGCAGGATGCGCCGGTCCTTGAGCAGCGTCTCGTCGGTGGCCCCGACCAGGGAGCCGTCGACGTAGACGTACCCGCAGTCGACGGCGCCCGCGATGCGCGCCACACCGTCGACCAGGTCGACCACCACCCCGTCCTCGGCGAGGACGACGTTCTCCCGCGGCACCCCGGTCGCGACCGCCAGGTCGCCGTTGGCCACGAGGTGACGCCACTCCCCGTGGACCGGCAGGACGTTGCGGGGGCGGACGATGTTGTAGCAGTAGAGCAGCTCGCCGGCGCTGGCGTGACCGGAGACGTGCACCAGGGCGTTCTCCTTGTGGACGACGACCGCACCGCGGCGGGTGAGCCCGTTGATGACGCGGTGGACGGCGTTCTCGTTGCCCGGGATGAGCGAGGAGGCCAGGAGCACGGTGTCGCCCTCCCCCACGTCGATCCGGTGGTCCCCGTTGGCCATCCTCGACAGGGCCGCCATCGGCTCCCCCTGGGATCCGGTGCAGATGAGGACCTGCTCGTCGTCCGGCAGCTGGGTGAGCCGTCCCAGGTCGACCAGGACGCCGTCGGGGACGTGCAGGTAGCCCAGGTCCGCCGCGATCCGCATGTTGCGGACCATGGACCGTCCGACCAGGGCGACCTTGCGCCCGGACCCGGTCGCGGCGTCGAGGACCTGCTGCACCCGG contains:
- a CDS encoding DMT family transporter — its product is MTTRPAHAALAALGAATLWGTTGTAQALGPQGTDPTSVGAARVGLGAVVLVLLALVHRRRRPGGPDRPAALLGATGVAGGPVGRVPGPVVLVVGGLAVAAYQAFFFLGVARAGVAVGTVVALGVAPLATGLLGTGLGERPTARWLVATVGAVGGIGLLVSGSAPGGGDVDLVGLGAALGAGVSYAVYTVAARALLVRGADGRSVVAGFFTIAAVLLAPALALGDLGWLATGAGALMVLWLGVAATGVSYVLFQQGLAGLPAGTVATLSLAEPVTATLLGVLLLREDVTGLTAVGILVVLGSLSVMAVRRRTPG
- the pgsA gene encoding CDP-diacylglycerol--glycerol-3-phosphate 3-phosphatidyltransferase, with the protein product MIGPHDPDGPEIATAPETPQASPWNLPNALTVLRILLVPLFGWLLLTEGGQDTSMRWWALLVFLVAILTDWVDGHLARRQGLITAFGKLMDPIADKALIGTALVGLSLIDLLPWWVTVVILVREVGITLMRFVVIRRGVIPASKGGKLKTVLQAVGLSLVMAPLVGWLGDLGLWVMYAAVLVTVLTGVDYVRQALAPGAARRA
- a CDS encoding carbohydrate ABC transporter permease, whose amino-acid sequence is MSTAQIAPHERRSPVSAVSGYLAMVLVVVVVALPLYWILAASLKERSDIYSVPVTWVPDPVTFENYDGVRQGVPFLSYLRNSVFITGTLTIVQVVIGVLSAFALSFLRFPGRTLALLFIIAALMVPSQITWISNYALVAELGWRNTFQGIMIPLAGVAFGTFLMRNHFISLPGEIIEAAEMDHAGPFTLLWRVVLPMSWPTVIAFTLITVVNEWNQYLWPLLMADDASTAPLPVGLTQLQDAEGFTNWGPVMAGTVLTMLPILLVFLLLQRHMIKGLTAGAVKG
- a CDS encoding peroxidase-related enzyme (This protein belongs to a clade of uncharacterized proteins related to peroxidases such as the alkylhydroperoxidase AhpD.) → MSERTDASISALPLPAEEDVPEGVQRLWARSREVFGFVPNVFVAQAYNPEQFQAWWAYFNLLVNKPGHLSNAERELLAVVVSGVNRCTYCAVSHGAALRHHSGDPVTSDLVAVNWRQADLPEREAALAAYAEKLTLTPAEVTPEDLDPLRGVGLDDHAILEAIQVIGMFNMTNRIATAISMVPNVEYHSQAR
- a CDS encoding DNA-formamidopyrimidine glycosylase family protein, which produces MPEGDAVWRTASRLHGALAGELIAGCDLRVPALATSDLSGRRTLEVVPRGKHLLHRVEGGLTLHSHLRMDGSWRVQPAGARYAAARRHTTRALLWTAAVVAVGDRLGMLDLVRTVDEGRVVGHLGPDLLDPGFDLDLAVANLLAEPGRGAAEALLDQQNLAGIGTIWASEPLHLHRISPATPVGEVGAERLRELLTTTRQLMVRSCRLPRTTTTGSTTPGEETWVFGRPDRPCHRCGSLVRQLTVGSAPRERIVSYCPTCQR
- a CDS encoding ABC transporter substrate-binding protein, whose product is MTRPIPTILGLALTASLLTACAGTGGGGTNEDDGATGAAGGGADEEVTSLVFWSNHPGGSKETEEELIAAYEEETGVSIQLVTAGANYEEVANRFNAAQAGSDVPDVVVASDVTWFPMMLNDAIAPLDELWEAADVDTSSYVDSLREDYVFEDQHYAVPYARSTPLFYYNKDMWEAAGLPDRGPETWEEFAGWATDLREANPGMPALTIPDGSNYLDWYFQGMIWTFDGAYSQEWDTSVLTSEGSIAAGEFLQEQVESGNFVIATDPNSDFAAGQAAALLQSTGSLGGLVETATFDFGTAFLPGPQPGVTTGGAGLAVSNNISEARKAAAAEFVDWYTNTANTVTFSQATGYVPVRKDAIDTEEVQGYLEENPNFETALEQLPNTQSQDYARVFVPGGGARIGAALDRITTGGEDVTEVFTELAQELQQVVERDVEPELR
- a CDS encoding helix-turn-helix domain-containing protein, encoding MVLLRRELGDALRETRQTQGRTLREVSASASCSLGYLSEIERGEKEASSELLASICRALDVPLSDMLSDVADRVSLAEAAQQQMTAVLTDGLAQPIRRSEVTTRRRAVVSAA
- a CDS encoding CinA family protein, whose protein sequence is MTPAGSRASVPGAPEVVGRLRALGATVATAESLTGGLVCAALVGVPGASTVVRGGVVAYAPEVKHEALGVPAEVVRRHGTVSRECAEAMAAGASRMLHADWAVATTGVAGPDPSEGRPVGTVHVAVCGHRDGEHITAHRALRLQGDRAQIRTASVSAALRLLHDTLPPTLSDRGCTVGDHPGETARSTSC
- a CDS encoding carbohydrate ABC transporter permease, with the protein product MSRIEERPGRGKEALLAAALLLPNVLLLLVWTYRPLVDNIRLSFFRWNLGSPRSTFIGWDNYVEFFTSDSSRTVLWNTLIFTGAAVIGSMVIGLALALLLDQKLFGRGGGVRSLVFAPFVLSGAAIGVAFQFIFTPTFGLVPDLLRTIGITPPNFYQSAGWALFMVTITYVWKNLGYTFVIYLAALQARRRDLDEAAEIDSASAWTRFRMVIWPQLRGATFFLLITVMLNSFQVFDVIHTMTRGGPFGNGTTTMVYQIYQETFVNLRAGYGATVATVMFLALLVITLMQVWVMERGREK